Genomic DNA from Porites lutea chromosome 4, jaPorLute2.1, whole genome shotgun sequence:
TTCAGATCTTGTTCCCGAACGTGCTCATATGTCGTCTCTAAAGTTTTTCCTCTTTGCTCATTGGCTTTGATGAAAGCGTTCGCCTCGTctgcaaaaaacaaagaaaaaaaaagacagatgAACACTGCTTAATTAAATAGCTTCTATCAAAAGACCTTTTTTAACGGACCTTGCAGTGAGGATATTTGATCTAAAGTGTTGATGGTTATACGGATCTTCCAAATGTCACGGGTTTGTTTCTTTCTCTACTGTCAGGCTCCGTCCACGCtattaaataccgtaaaattccgaaaataagcccctccatgtataagcccctccaaatacaagcctctcggggggcttgtacatggaaattgccctcaaatacaaagtaaaacgaggcaaaaacggtaaatttccttgcaactataaggctagcccagtCGACTTTGAAACGcgaatttccctccgtagataggcccctccgaatataggcccctccaaaaataagcccctaaAAAGGTCCTTTGAAAagtataagccctggggctcattttcggaattttacggcatGTTTTCGTTAGAACGTATACATTTCGATCACGATGCgttcgctattcaactcgttttgcagcaatgttgcgtAAAATTTTTTCATCGCCCGTTTTACTATAGCTTAAAAGGTTGGGTACTCCCCTGAAAGCTTTTTTACTGAGTCAGTCATAAACTCTCTGTGAGAAATGGAGGTTTTCGAATACGGTGACATCATAGAGCGCGTAAGGGACGCTATCGTATTTCCATCGTTTAAGCGTTTTCATGTGGACGGGCGAATATGATTCGAATACCGCTAAGTGTGGACGGAgataaaacggaaaaaaaatctgttttcagaATATGTACCCAAATGCGTATGGACGGGGCCTGAATGTGAGTAGAGAAACGACTTTGAACTTTGGTCTTTGGTGTAAGGACGGAAACTAACAAGGATAATAAAGATTGGAtcagttgaaaacaaaaatcgaaTTCTGCCATAAACAGTGCACTTAGGTAAGCTGGGTGTTGCATGTTACCGTAATCCATGAAATACAGGAAACTAAAACGTATGAGATGCATTACTTTATTATTTCATAACGAATCTTATCAACTTGTGATgaaacacagtttttttttttattttggaacAGGTGCAGAAACGGGTTTCTTTGTTTTAACAGCATACACTGCAAATATTACAAATATCTCTGATAAACTGGGTGAATCGCATAATTTGGCCACATAACTCAGTTTTAAGCAAGTTGTCGGTGAAACATACTCCATAATAACTTCCTGACAAACATGACGGCCAACAATTATTATTTACTTACTTGATTGTCGACCTTTGAAAAGGATGTCATTTAGTGAGAACTCGTTCAAAGGTGTTGGGGTTGTTGTCTTTTTCGCTGTCGTAGCTTTCTTTGTTGGTGCAGCGGGCTTTGTTGTGGGTCTTGCAGTTTCTTTTAACCGGACGGTTGACATTTTTACTTTGGACGACACCGTCAACTGATTCTTAGTCGCTTCCCTCGAAGatgacttgttttctttttttcccgcgGCTGTCTGAGTTGGCGCGGGACATTGCAGCAAACAGCTTAAAACTAACAGAGGTAAGGCCAGATGAGCCGAGATCCACAACATTGAACTACGATATAAAAAGACcagaaaaaaatcagttaaGTAAACACTTAAAGAGTTCTAATCTCGAGAAAGTTGATTAATTTTTCTTGAGGGAAAAAAATGTCTTCTTGCATAACAATCAAGCAGTACCAAAGAATGGTAATACTTGAAACCTTCTTCAGTCTGTCATTTAAAACATCAAAAGTGAGCTCCATCTATTTTGAAGGCACTATAAAAGTGGAATGAACTGTCACTCTCGAAATATTGTACCAGGTTGTTGCGTCATAACTGTATGTACATAACCGCATTCACTAACCCAACCAACCAATCACAGCTAATGTATTATGTATACATATAATGAGAAATGTGGCTAGAAAGCAGATGTCCTCTGTCTTTTACCTTACGTCTGTGATATCGCAAAAAGTGTTGAAATAAAGTAGTGCTCACATTTCTTTTACACGTAAATTGAAAAGGAGCGTAGCCAAATTCAGTTACTGGGAACCAAGCAGTTGGACGGCCAAGCCAAAAAAACATAATTCACTTCTTCCCGGTATTTGAGTAGGACTTGAGcgttattaaaaattcaaatggCGAATAAAAACAAATAGTTGAGTATCTTAATTTCTCTCGAAGGCATTTTGATACCTTTTTGGGCCGGATAttaaaaaagatatatatgaagcGTTGTGTTTATGACTAAAACGTTCGGTACAGTTTTAGGCTGGGCTCTTTAAACGGACTAACAATTAAATCTGATAAACTGAACATTGACATTCAAACTGATTTGCAGGTCTGAATAGGGTCTGAGTATTCAGCACCAGTTCGGGTCAACCGTGTGTATTATAACGACAATCGTAAAATTGGGTTTGCCGTCGAGAACAAAAACAGAATAGGAAACTATTTCCCTGTCAAAACTGAACAATTGAAAAAATAAGGAGAAACAATGAAAACTCAGCGAAACTGAAACGATTAACTTGATTTTCGGTATTGGTTTATAATTAGACACTATATCAATGACGGTAGATTAAAGTTGCAGTTCCATCTTAGTTTTGCCGTTGAAAGAAATGAGACGACTTTAAATGGAGCTTTTTCATCTTTAGGTTAAACTCCTGCTACTCAAAAAATATCTCGGAAAGGAAAATTGAGATGAAAAAATATTCGGGCTGAAGGGTTCTTACGCTTTTTCGCAAGGCGTTGCACCGCTGTCAGTAGATACCTTCAAGTGTCCTTATCACCTTAAAGATTCAATCCTTGTACTAAACTATGCCGAAAATATTTGGCATGAATCTTGAACTAAGGAAAAGCTCAGCCATGGAGACATTAACCAGACTTAGCGACAGTCATTGATAATATCATTCACAAAGCTTATCATGTATAGTAATAGAATCCTTAACATACTTGTGTCCACACGACTGCCCCTTCTTTCCGCGCCGGCCAAACTAACAGTCTTCGGCAACTGGCAACATCGAGTAATTCTTAAAGGCGACGGCTTTAAGAAGACGTTCGGAATTAAATTTAACAACGTAATGAGTAAATCTTATGCATGCATGCTGTTCACGTGAACCTTTAacaaactttttcttttcaaaagtaaacagTGAGCGAACTAAGCAAACAACAGAGGCTTTGGCTTTCAAATAACTAACATTTATTCATTGCCCCTAGAAACGATACGAAAAAGAAGTGAATCAAGACAAAAATAGCAATTAGTTATTTTTGTAACCTATTTCAAACCCCTGTTTAAAAAAAGCTTAGAAGACGTTCGACGTAAATAGGTAATTTATACACGTTCACGTTCCTTGAAATAATGGGGAGCATTTGTGAAAAGGTGTTCAAGACAGCTTTcaagtcaaatggctgctaaaattcttaagcatgagcgagctgaaaaaatttcatttttaaaacctcataataaaaaattagaagcctcttcttttaacaacattacagtgaaacccggctgtattaagcagacaccgtattaagcgtacaccctctattaagcggacagtagccgaatttcccaaatttatttcccttatttactttaaacgaaacctttattaagcggacacctctattaagaggacgaggacacctaaaaagtacctgaaatgcaTGGTCATTTCCAGGAGGCTTGGTAAAAccacataaagtaaataaactccTGCAGATGGGATTATCATACTGTcctatttatttcaacaccgtttgcaacatgaaaaacacaaataaccttacacaaataaagcttttacaagaAAAATCGGTTTCAcgatacacactcagtgatctttgTAATGTTTTAGCCTCGCGGGTAAATAATTCGTGAGCTCgttgtttttccagtttttttagagtaagaacctttcagaattcgGCAAAATCCTTAGGTccatttttttgaaggtatGAAAAGACTTCAAAGTTTCAAAAGAGCGTTTTCGGATTAACTTTAGCAGTATTTTTTGCTCGATGGGATGCTGACAATTACAGTTTATAACATAGCCAAGAAAATTCACTTTCGTGAACGGATCCACAATCCGCGTAGttcctaaaataactttttttaaattaagatatcccggccaacgcccttAGACTCCCTCTCTGTCCTGTTATGGCTCTTGCCTTATATCATTAGGTCTTCCAGTGCAACGTGCTTTTCATCACATGTAAATTAAGCACTGTCGAAATAATATATTGTCATTACTGTAACTCGTCTATAGGAAAAGGAAGGCAGATAATTTGTCGGTAAACAGttaaaaaggttttgaacagCTAGTGGCCAACAAAGGGCCATGCACCTGCAAACTGCGTCCAATCTAAGTCATAATTTATCACATAGCAATATTTTCATTACTGCAAATAGTGTTGTCCATTAACAACCACACCGGGATATAACTGTGAGAACTAATACGTCTCATCTATAGATGGTTTATGGGTCGCGGATAGGATAATATTCTATTGAAAagtcaaaaagtgtcaaatgtttttAGGAAACAGACGTTTCAGGTATATAACCCTTCTTCAGTATCAAGAAAACCGTTATTAGTAGGGTTAGCAGCAGTTGTCATGGACATAAAATGAGGCGCGCGCGCGTGTAAATAATAGCAAGCGCAGCTGAAATTGATATTTAGTCCTTTAGGTTTGAACGGTTCCTAGCTGCAAGAAAACCCTCAATTCACGCTGCTTCGGTTTGATATCGGTTCCACAGCATAGAGCCATCCCCACACCACACACCTGGAATCGGAAATACTGTGGCCCGTGGAGTTGAAATATTGCGCCACAGGAAGCTCAGGAGTGTTGTTGCGCATGCGTATACGTCGCACACGTTCGCCAAAACGACTCCTGAGGTTTCGTTCAGTATTACCAATGTAAAGAACTGGGCATCGGCGCCAGGGTATGCAGTAAACAAGGTTCCCTGATTGGCTAGAATGTAAAAGTTCTGtagtagcctgagtatcaggccttcctaaggggctgggggagaggagattttagatgggggagggcggaggggagaagagaaaggaaggcctgacacaaaaccattcaggaaatcgtgtgacacatccaaaatctggatgtggcagtgattggataacacacaatacTCCCTGACGGCACCGACCGCAAGTAAATACGAGCAGAGCCATCGACAAGGAGAAGCCATTGAAATTTGTCATCGATGTTTTGATATCATGTGGTACTTTTATGGACAGAGACGTAGAGAGGAATTTAAAAAGGCTCTAGAGGGCGCTCTCAAGTTCTAATAAAAATAAAGCCGCAAGAATTGTGTTTTCAAAGCCTCGTAGTTAAAAGGAAAGATGTTCTCGGAGTATGGAAAAGCCTCATATACTAGCTTCTGCCGAAACTATGTCCGAGTATTGGTTTCAAAAGACCAGAACCAAAAAGGCGATATCAGTACTTCTAAATTctgatttacaacatcctgccGTTAAAAGGGTATTGTTAATGTAAACAAGACGCGTAAAGTCGTTTCtgtgggatgcgttggtctatggaagcataatggcgttctatctgaatttggaaaaattagggaaaccggaaagaggtatcatgttatgagcatcgatgagtaggttacctgtatgggttggtttaatgtgctcatgactgaatttatagtagcctgcgtggcagggtactatttctccccaatccacatcccctttttgcttcctccctatccAGCCGCCCCTTTCgacacctgctacgcaagctaaatttatagttgtcagtggttgcaaggatggagttgatcttgttttgatctatcgctatgtagttattttcgtagcacgatttggataagaaaaagagcttattttgcatcaaaacaagttTTACCCCTTTAACTTAAATTGGAATTTTAacggaaacaagtaatggagaACCTGTGCAGGaactatatgtataaagatacGTCATATCTCGGTAGTAAGTTGCCACAgataactttttcaaagagaaataaacattctagttttaggttaatggaacaaaacaaaacaaaacatccgcttgctttatccagggttgaacccagggttacaaagttcgataaagttccaatgttttaatccaagatgaaagtttaatattccaagatgctcttgatacggttaaaaattaattgcaatgtgtttccaaggtctcaaagttaacatagttccaatgattatccctgatgccaaggtataataagtttactaaggtcctgatccgtgtcccatccagaagtccaatccatgccgaaagcgagtcgtcgatcgacgaggacaatatttttgcgatttcaccgccaatcgtcaagggtacgagttgaaatttacgcgatttaacctcccgTCGTCAAGTttttttcgataagaaaagaaaaaaaccgaactctagctgtgctcggcaaaaactggcgaactcctaatagaaaaatctatcggaaatcacggcccgcaaccagacgctactaaaaccttatgaaaatgctagacctaaacaaaaaagaatcatgaagggaagaaataatttggcttaggCGGCCTTTCGTTacttgccagtatcccgaaggatttcgctcgttaacaagccatcctaaaccacgagtgggaaaactcaagggcgacaaatttggcaaggcaCGTTCTGATTTAaacgttcttcagaggaagcaaatcgattaaaaatcgatacagattttgtacagtctgattggtcggcttggagGAAgaaataatcgataaagattttacgaTTTTACGGTACAACCAACCGGATTTTTAGcgtgggagtgccacaggcatcccacggaataAAATTAGAGCGAGGTAGCCATGTACTGAGAATAGCCGACAGGACCAAAGGCTTTAGCCTGACTTTGCTTGTGGCAGTTACGATAGCGTACGTGATTGGAATTCGTTCGCTTCCtcgtccaatttttttttcacttttgaaatgtcttAACCTCAAGCGGGCGCCATCATATTTCGCCAACGGGATCGACCTTTGCTATAGGCTCTACCTTCTTTCTTAACTGAACTAGTAACAGCTTTCACGAGCTCTCTGTGAAGTAGGCATGGGTGTTTCACCATCGCACCTTCCTATTTATTCTTGCAGCTCCTTTCAACCACCCAAGAATACGAGGGATAACCAACAAAACTTCTTTGTTgaagaataaaaaaagatattttcccTTGGACGAATCTCGGCCTGATCtacatcagctttttagctgcTAGACTCTCTGTTGTatgtaaacaaaagcaatttacaattttccggtCACACGCAGACTGGGTCACACGTTTATTTACAAGCAGAGCGTTAGCGATCTTACAATAGCACAATTCTTAAAACATGTTATAACTCCTCAAAAACGGCAGGTTCTCCATTACAAGTATTCGACAACTCCTCATTAGAGGTTTTAGAAAAAAGCGAAATTGTAGCAACACAAGCACCGGAGCACTGCCAGACCATAaggtgagatttattttaggcgagctttttgacacTTGAAGATGACAACCCAatgaccggaagtgattttgattggatggtatTGAATCATGCTCTGTGGGGGTGGAAGGCTCCAGTAAAAAcatctgtgtcaggcgtttctctccttcagctgtCTCCCTTCTTCGCTTCCAtcttttcctcttttctcccagaaacgcctgatactcaggctagttcTGTAATAGCAATTCTTTGACTTTGGTGCTAAACGGGTGGCATGCGAGATCAAGACGCACCCTATGAACGGTTGCGAAACTCTTTTCGGATGGGTGCAGCACGTCATAACGGTTAATAGTTGCATTGTTGATATGAGTTAGGCTTGTGGGTTTTCTGGTcattgttaagaaaaaaaatgccccaACATTATCGAGAGAAAGAATTGTAGCCAACAAATACTGAAGGTAGTAACAATTAAAGGCGGCAGTCAAAGACTGAAAAACACACCTTGTTTTAGAACTTCCTATTTTAAGTTCGATCGAGAAGTAAATGATATAAAAACGGCACATTTTATGCATACGTGGTAACATGCATTTATAGTTTTGCCTTCAATTCCTGTTTCAGCCTGGGCTTAATGTCTTAAAGGAAGCTACGCCCCCTTCTCGATTTAACTGCTCAGTAGTGTAGTTTATGATCGTATATGCGTATTTTCAAATTGGCACTTAAGCACATTTCCATGCCAGTTATGGGCCTATCTACATTAGCAGACAAATTAGGCTTTTCCATTGAAACAtctaaaacaaacatttttgggtgatattttttaacttctaTTGGGCCGTTTAAATCTGACAACACTTGCATTTGTTAATGGAAAGAATAATGGCTTTACAACAAATGATTGACAAGAAAAACACATTATAGTATATTTATTAATCGATTTTGCCTGGTTTTTGCCCGACAAATTTTGTCCGAGGCGCCTTTGAAGACTTCCCCATCTcagacaaaatttttaaaaaagcgcgACAAACCATCTGAATCATTTGTTTGGCGCTGATTATGACAGAAATTTGTCTCAATTAATAGACAACTTTTTCACTAATGAAAAAATTAGGCCCTATCTTTAGAATCGATTTCTTAATACTCTGGTTGGCTTAAGGTCAGTTGATAACTGACACCATTATACAAACTCACTTTTAGCAGCTGTGCCGAGGCTTCGAAGGGGACTTATAATTGCCAATAAAAGTTCTGAATCAAACAGGATACGCAATGTACAGAGCAGTAATTCAAAGTTTCTTGACTGCATACTTACAATTCAGAGTCACAGATACGTCGCAAACCTAAGCATGAACTCAACGGCGAACGGATCCAGCGGGTCTTGGAGCTGCTCTAATTTCACTACGCAAAAAATCAGAGGAACCGTTGCCTTTTGTCTGATCATCATTGTTTCACTGGTCGCAAACTCTCTAATTGTTATCCTCGTTTGTAAAACGCCGAACTTAAAAAAACCGATAAATTATTTCATCGCAAACATGGCCTCGTCTGATCTGCTGTATCCAATATTTTGGATACCATGGCAACTGTCCTACTTGCACACCAACTCGTTTCTTATCGGTGGTCAGCTTGGTCAGGCCTTGTGTAAGCTTCTCCCTTTCTTTGGTACCGTTTCCTTTACCGTTTCGATTCAGAATCTGATTCTGATAGCGGTGGATCGATTTGGAGCCGTGGAGTTTCCACTCCGTTCCCCACTCATCAGATCTAAGCTGTGTCCCTTCGTCATTCTCACCACATGGATAGTTGCCGTAGCTTTCAATTGGCCAGACTTGTTCACTTACAAGCTCGTTGAACACCCAGAGGGAACCTTTTGTGATCTGGAATGGAAGGAAGCATTCGGAGAGTCCTCATCCTTTGCCAGTTTCGTACTAGCTTACCACATTCTGTCTATATACATCCCTGTGTTGTTGCTAGTTATTCTTTACTCCATCATTGTTATCAAGCTCAAGACACAGGTACACCCGGGTGAACAGTCCGCCAACACACAGCAACAGCGGGACAGAAGAAACAGAAACGTGCTTCAAATGTCCATTGCTATCGTTACAGTGTTTGTGTTTTGCTGGTTACCTTACTCTATCAACTTTTTAATCATGTTGTATCAGGACGCTTTCACGCATTTATCGTGTAATTTATGGATATCCTATGAAGTCACCTCTTATATGGCTAGCGCGTACTGTGCTATCAACCCAGTTATCTGTTTCGTGTTTAGCAGTAATTACCGAAAAGCTCTTAAAAGActcataaaatgttcttttgtacaGGCGTAGGTCGCAAAAATGTGGTTTTGGTTGAAGAGTTAAGAGTGAGAGGTTCGTGGTACACTCGCGAATAATTGTATCATGACTATCAATGTTTTTTTAGCAGTAATTATCGAAAAGGTCTTAGAACACTCATGAAATGTTCTCTTTTACAGGCGTAACtcgcaaaaatgtgcttttgaCTGAATATGTTAAGATTTAGAGGTACGTGGAACACTCGCGAATAAAAAATCACCACCCCTGCCGTTGGCGTACTTAACTGAGGATTAAGTCTGCCATGACTACGAAATATGACAGCATAGGCCACGTATTGTTAAAGGTTGGGCGGTAAATAAAAGtcagggacggaccattagaaactTTACTGGGGGCTTAGAAAGGTGAAGTGCAACTGTACAACTAACAACTCTTAATTAATACAGAACTGCTAAGTTAAAGAGGAGATTCTgccgaaaaaaaggaaaggaataAAACGGACAATTATAAACATCCATTGAAATTTTAGCGCCATCAGTAggtttgacaatatttttgcgTCGtcaaaagaagcaaagaaaaaactacaTGTTTTTGTGGCACGTACGCCGATTAGTCTACCGAATTGGTTTTCTACAGGGTCAGGATTAAAGTGAATAGTATATAGCGTCCTTAAAATATGAACCAGCTAAACTGCTGAAAAAATAGGGACCGAATACTGGTTTATCGCCtaaattattttacttaattcatttttatttcattattttaaaactgCATAGGGTTATTCTCGCGCGAGCCAagcgagtttataattttgtcgcgcGGGGCAGATCGCGCGAGGATCGCAAGCGGAGTGCGATTTCGCTTTGGTCATAAATTATTCCATCGTTTGGCATCCACAGTTACCTAGCAACAAGCCATTAAAAAAATCCTAAAGATGCCATTCAGCATGATGTCATCGTGCATtttgggtttccaggcaacacgGCAACCGACcagggcccgtttctcgaaagtcccgaacGTCCCAAATTTACGggaacaaagaaaattttttacagaaaagagtCCAATTCCCACacgatttgtttggaacaccaacatggccgccgtgatgtgATGTGAAAACGATAAATACCGGCAGAGTTACTTCCAGTTTTTATTATCTTTCATCTTATTTTTACCCTTTGGCTTGTGTCCAATTCTGCCAATTCTGCCGAAGTTGCGCACAGGtcattttgcgtaaaatttactGATCTTATAAGCAAACTTAATATCCTCGAAAAATCAACTGCGAATATTCAACTTACAGATTTGaatttggtctctttttaaagctCAAGAAGTCTActtttcaggaaataaaaagaTTAATGGTGCGCCGATTAAGCCTTccaaattattttgcttcaaagacacaaggcgttattattttttcctagCGGCAGGAATTAAAATATCCCagcgggcaaatgcgacagctatacgcgtatgATGCAAATGAATCCATCCGACGATTGGTTGAAGACGGGATGAGCAGGGGACtcacaaacacacacacggcTCGTGGAATTCTGTTCTATATCACGGGTTCGTTAGTACACAATGTattctctgttctgcattacGTCATAAAGGTTACCTTACACTACCTTACGTTACATCGATTCGGAATTCACTGATTCTTTCGCCCACGGTTTAATCAGGCTACCGCCTCGCAGCCTCGCGTCTTGTCGCGTCGaggctgctcgttggcaattatGTCCAAAGAAGATTCTCAGATATTAAAGGTTGTGTGCAAAATATCAATAAGAATTCAATTTGTTACAACAACTGGTCACACTTTTCCTACCAAAAACTgctgttcctttttttaaaagcagaATTATGTTCACCGAACAGACTTGTGACACGTGAGTGCAAGCAGAATATTGTTTCCGTGAAGTTTCTAGGCCTCAGTAGAGGCCTCATTAGAATTCAccataaattaaaatatattatatatttttctttttctagatAAACAGCTGAAAATATGACACGGTTTCAAGAGTTGCTGCTAAATGTAtcactagtaatagttgacactacagctgcccctgCTCTGTATATTGtgggtcaatagtattcttgctcgttgtgtggccgtctttgaaatataccgattcataatgaagatgttcacacatattccatacaacagatgagataaatacaggaaataaacgcaaggctccatgcacagtttcggttcgatttacacagctgatcaaaaacattttcagtttcgagaatagtttattctaaaccataagaaaagatttagttagaagtttaatttcttagaaattaaaaggacgtttgatcaattcacgctcgcgcattcttgtcttattttaaacttatatagcggaaggacatctgtgagcagggaataagtcagcacagaatttgatggtcggcgaatttctgtaatcgtccatagTTCTGCTAGTGATgtataagctagccgttgaatcattcattcgtcttgcttgtttggggccgagtcttattccggtcaaaaaaaaaagagagagagtgTCCAGCAAGGTTTCCAGTCAAAGATTTGTGacctcgtgtctggcaaactcaaatatataacaattattcaccgaagtggaggtggctagtattggatatttacccacaggtaacccaggctctgtgatagtaccacagtacggttccagtaaaattacagtgtttgtatggggtaaaaatatcatcctaaaatttctaggaaatactaaataaagatcaataaaacttactctgcagttaattgttgttgtccttattgctccaacgaagtttcgtgataatttgcagtaatttgtttaaattcactctatctacaataataatatacaaggtaggaaacacgaggtgccattttccccgacatgctctcattcaacacaactt
This window encodes:
- the LOC140933022 gene encoding RYamide receptor-like — its product is MNSTANGSSGSWSCSNFTTQKIRGTVAFCLIIIVSLVANSLIVILVCKTPNLKKPINYFIANMASSDLLYPIFWIPWQLSYLHTNSFLIGGQLGQALCKLLPFFGTVSFTVSIQNLILIAVDRFGAVEFPLRSPLIRSKLCPFVILTTWIVAVAFNWPDLFTYKLVEHPEGTFCDLEWKEAFGESSSFASFVLAYHILSIYIPVLLLVILYSIIVIKLKTQVHPGEQSANTQQQRDRRNRNVLQMSIAIVTVFVFCWLPYSINFLIMLYQDAFTHLSCNLWISYEVTSYMASAYCAINPVICFVFSSNYRKALKRLIKCSFVQA
- the LOC140933409 gene encoding uncharacterized protein, yielding MELTFDVLNDRLKKVSSITILCSMLWISAHLALPLLVLSCLLQCPAPTQTAAGKKENKSSSREATKNQLTVSSKVKMSTVRLKETARPTTKPAAPTKKATTAKKTTTPTPLNEFSLNDILFKGRQSNEANAFIKANEQRGKTLETTYEHVREQDLNDIEALVRIRKGSS